The Fusarium musae strain F31 chromosome 10, whole genome shotgun sequence genome window below encodes:
- a CDS encoding hypothetical protein (EggNog:ENOG41), with translation MAVVKGVFGYAFSSKTMMADALHGATDAMSDIIALVAITWGSRPPTNQFPYGHGKIESLGALGVSAILLLGGFSMGLNSLHFLLKAFWRGKMSIANKAAHEEVHVGVSPCSDDGLLSHLFVVAISLATIAAKEWLYSAKRGSTVLASNALHHRIDSFTEVIIICVILASKLIQDVAWLDPVGGLFISFMAIKPAAEFTMTALRELSDHTIGEEVKGTVSLCSEEILRDIDASGNVKIISIMGTKSGQKTLISLEMAMPSNWTINEASELEGEFCTEFHRRMHITCRAQVHVRPAE, from the exons atggctgtgGTCAAAGGAGTATTTGGCTATGCCTTCAGCTCGAAAACAATGATGGCGGATGCTCTTCACGGCGCCACAGACGCCATGTCAGATATCATCGCTCTCGTTGCTATAACGTGGGGTTCGCGGCCGCCTACAAACCAATTCCCCTACGGTCATGGTAAGATAGAGAGCCTAGGAGCGCTTGGCGTTTCTGCAATCCTTCTTCTAGGGGGCTTCAGCATGGGACTCAATAGCCTCCATTTCTTGCTGAAGGCGTTTTGGCGAGGCAAGATGTCGATTGCCAATAAAGCGGCCCATGAAGAAGTACATGTTGGGGTTTCCCCCTGCTCAGATGACGGCCTTTTATCACATTTGTTCGTAGTAGCAATCTCGCTAGCAACTATCGCAGCAAAGGAATGGTTATATTCAGCGA AGCGTGGGTCAACAGTCCTGGCTTCCAACGCGCTCCATCACAGGATCGATAGCTTCACAGAGGTGATAATAATCTGTGTCATCCTCGCAAGCAAATTGATTCAGGATGTTGCGTGGCTGGACCCTGTTGGTGGCTtgtttatttcctttatgGCAATCAAACCTGCCGCTGAGTTTACCATGACAGCCTTGCGTGAACTTTCAGACCATACTATTGGCGAGGAGGTTAAGGGAACGGTTAGTCTGTGCAGTGAAGAGATATTGAGGGATATTGATGCGTCAGGCAACGTGAAAATAATTAGTATCATGGGAACTAAGTCAGGTCAAAAGACGCTGATCAGTCTGGAGATGGCAATGCCAAGCAACTGGACCATCAATGAGGCTTCGGAGCTCGAAGGCGAATTCTGCACTGAGTTCCACAGGAGGATGCACATTACCTGCCGCGCGCAGGTTCACGTCAGGCCAGCGGAGTAG
- a CDS encoding hypothetical protein (EggNog:ENOG41~MEROPS:MER0003110), whose product MLPTPPQSPPPIIPAGEIVSTMKIVISNITFVIDEIVAEISPDRACFNNVVKPYVTAHNSHQGEIGVILMLQYAAPEAETQSIVSEATRLWSEAQSSWTSRLDYFQLLHAVRNRNEKLDPESQFLLNELLLDCQECGLGQMPPDKIQQHQRISEEIEGLSTDYRRNMAQNSNGAWFTEAELDGVPSDDISRWPLESHDPNIGLRFVPFSNGGTLALLTHAASPDVRKRMLIEDHQNLEQNKKLLQLIVAKRQAQAARLGFQSHAAFRAQRRLIKSPEAIRDFLNSLKQDLVDLGKVEVYLLHRYKESSSSEDETEENYTLSAWDHAYYSRELEEERNIDHHQISEYFPLDHTAEAMLKVFESLFGLQFSEISHADLGSKHFWHPMVRAFSVWEEGEDKFVGYLFFDLLWRENKYRGNQNVTHECSIQELGHGIHNLLSKTKYARFHGTNLPPDFGEMPSMLLENLCWRQDILERLSYHYTGLSLKNAQDWRQRNIGAETLPERKIPSHLLEGLIRNRSQEEAESLALGDRFYRLREECESLDFGHLKQTGHWYGAIPHFVGGYDVGYYSYLLCTAFAQDIYQSIFQDDPWDRSKWQRFRFEVLQYGGGQPDMMGLLRDFLGRPPSENAFIETLKKAIMEDDTLHKAL is encoded by the exons ATGTTACCAACCCCACCGCAGTCGCCTCCCCCAATCATCCCGGCCGGAGAAATAGTATCTACTATGAAGATTGTAATTTCCAACATCACCTTTGTCATTGATGAGATAGTCGCCGAGATCTCACCTGACAGGGCATGTTTTAACAATGTTGTCAAGCCATACGTGACAGCTCACAACTCTCATCAAGGCGAGATTGGTGTAATCTTGATGCTCCAATATGCTGCCCCAGAGGCCGAAACTCAAAGTATTGTTTCTGAAGCTACACGGCTCTGGTCTGAGGCACAGTCTTCCTGGACATCACGACTTGATTActttcagcttctccatgCCGTCAGGAACCGCAATGAGAAGCTGGATCCCGAGTCACAATTCCTGTTGAATGAGCTACTCCTTGATTGCCAAGAATGTGGGCTTGGTCAGATGCCGCCAGACAAAATTCAGCAGCACCAGAGAATTAGCGAGGAAATAGAAGGGCTCTCAACGGATTATAGGCGGAACATGGCCCAGAACTCGAATGGTGCGTGGTTTACAGAGGCCGAGTTAGATGGCGTCCCATCTGATGATATTTCTCGCTGGCCTCTTGAGAGCCATGACCCAAACATCGGACTACGGTTTGTTCCATTCTCAAACGGAGGCACCTTAGCCCTATTGACTCATGCAGCGTCGCCAGACGTCCGCAAAAGAATGCTCATAGAGGATCACCAAAATCTCGAGCAAAACAAGAAACTGCTGCAACTCATCGTGGCAAAGCGCCAAGCACAAGCAGCCAGACTTGGATTTCAATCCCATGCCGCCTTCAGAGCGCAGAGGCGCTTGATAAAATCTCCGGAAGCTATCAGAGACTTTCTAAACAGTCTTAAACAAGACTTAGTCGATCTTGGCAAAGTTGAAGTCTATCTGTTGCATCGCTACAAGGAATCTTCCAGCTCAGAGGATGAAACAGAAGAGAACTATACCCTTTCAGCTTGGGATCATGCTTATTACAGTAGAGAACTGGAGGAAGAACGGAACATAGATCATCATCAGATATCTGAGTATTTTCCATTGGATCATACGGCCGAGGCCATGCTGAAGGTGTTCGAATCACTCTTTGGTCTTCAATTCAGTGAGATATCCCATGCTGACCTAGGATCCAAACACTTTTGGCATCCAATGGTTCGGGCTTTCTCAGTTTGGGAAGAAGGCGAGGACAAGTTCGTTGGATATCTGTTCTTTGATCTGCTGTGGCGAGAAAACAAGTATCGTGGCAATCAGAATGTCACCCATGAATGT TCGATTCAAGAACTGGGTCACGGGATCCATAACCTGTTGTCTAAGACAAAATATGCCCGCTTCCACGGCACCAACCTTCCTCCAGACTTTGGCGAGATGCCGAGCATGTTGTTAGAGAACTTATGTTGGAGGCAAGATATTTTGGAACGGTTGAGCTACCACTATACGGGTCTTAGCTTGAAGAATGCCCAGGATTGGCGCCAGCGCAATATAGGAGCTGAAACCCTTCCTGAACGTAAGATCCCAAGTCATCTTCTTGAGGGTCTTATACGAAACAG ATCCCAGGAAGAGGCCGAGTCGTTGGCTCTCGGAGATAGATTTTACCGACTCCGTGAGGAGTGCGAAAGTTTGGACTTTGGTCATCTCAAGCAAACGGGACACTGGTACGGCGCAATTCCGCACTTTGTCGGCGGATACGATGTCGGGTATTACTCATATCTCCTCTGCACTGCCTTTGCCCAAGATATTTACCAGTCCATATTCCAAGACGACCCTTGGGATAGGTCGAAATGGCAAAGGTTTAGGTTTGAGGTTTTGCAATATGGAGGAGGTCAACCAGACATGATGGGCTTGCTTCGAGACTTCTTGGGAAGGCCGCCTAGTGAAAATGCTTTTATCGAGACATTGAAGAAGGCCATAATGGAGGACGATACTTTGCACAAAGCTCTCTAA